A part of Terriglobus roseus genomic DNA contains:
- the rplB gene encoding 50S ribosomal protein L2, with the protein MPIKTFRPITPTLRFQSKLVNSDITTNEPYKPLLATKQRTGGRNSTGKLTIRHHGGGHKKKLRIIDFKRDKFGVPGTVATIEYDPNRSSRIALISYKDGEKRYIIQPVGLKVGMTVTSGPDADILVGNALPLRNIPAGTTVHNVELRPGKGAQMVRSAGSSAQLVAKEGDYALLKLPSGETRRVLVDCMATVGQVGNTDHENISLGKAGASRWRGIRPTNRGVSMNPVDHPHGGGEGKTSGGRHPVTPWGQPTRGYKTRNNKRTDVFIVNRRSK; encoded by the coding sequence CGAACGAGCCGTACAAGCCGCTGCTGGCAACGAAGCAGCGCACAGGCGGCCGTAACTCCACCGGTAAGCTGACGATCCGTCATCACGGTGGTGGCCACAAGAAGAAGCTTCGTATTATCGACTTCAAGCGCGACAAGTTCGGTGTACCCGGAACCGTTGCGACGATCGAATACGATCCGAACCGCTCCTCGCGTATCGCTCTGATCAGCTACAAGGACGGCGAAAAGCGCTACATCATTCAGCCGGTTGGCCTGAAGGTTGGCATGACGGTGACCTCCGGTCCCGACGCCGACATTCTGGTTGGCAATGCTCTGCCGCTGCGCAACATCCCTGCTGGTACGACGGTCCACAATGTGGAACTGCGTCCTGGTAAGGGTGCACAGATGGTCCGCTCTGCCGGTTCGTCCGCGCAGCTGGTTGCGAAGGAAGGCGACTACGCTCTCCTGAAGCTGCCCTCCGGCGAAACCCGCCGCGTGTTGGTGGACTGCATGGCAACGGTTGGCCAGGTTGGCAACACGGATCATGAGAACATCTCGCTCGGTAAGGCCGGTGCAAGCCGCTGGCGCGGTATCCGTCCGACGAACCGTGGTGTGTCGATGAACCCTGTGGATCACCCGCACGGTGGTGGTGAAGGTAAGACCTCAGGCGGACGTCATCCTGTTACGCCGTGGGGACAGCCGACACGTGGTTACAAGACCCGTAACAACAAGCGGACCGATGTGTTCATCGTCAACCGCCGCAGCAAGTAA
- the rpsC gene encoding 30S ribosomal protein S3 produces the protein MGQKVHPYGFRLGVNKPWKSRWFVERDYDKLLVEDVKLKAELREKLKAAGVSSVEIERPGNKLRLIIKTARPGIIIGRKGAEIDKLKADIQKRTNREVFIDILEVNKPELDAQLVAENIALQLEKRVSFRRAMRKSVDSALRFGCKGIKVRVSGRLNGNEIARSEWYLQGRLPLHTLRADIDYGFAEAKTTYGIIGVKTWVYRGDIYEQKRRRDNVTTTGAF, from the coding sequence ATGGGTCAGAAGGTCCATCCGTATGGTTTCCGCCTCGGCGTGAACAAGCCGTGGAAGTCGCGCTGGTTTGTGGAGCGTGACTACGACAAGCTGCTGGTTGAGGACGTGAAGCTCAAGGCTGAGCTGCGCGAAAAGCTGAAGGCTGCTGGTGTCTCGTCCGTCGAGATCGAGCGCCCAGGCAACAAGCTGCGCCTCATCATCAAGACCGCCCGTCCGGGCATCATCATCGGCCGCAAGGGCGCTGAGATCGACAAGCTGAAGGCAGACATCCAGAAGCGTACGAACCGCGAAGTGTTCATCGACATTCTGGAAGTCAACAAGCCTGAGCTGGATGCGCAGCTGGTCGCAGAGAACATCGCTCTGCAGCTGGAGAAGCGTGTGTCGTTCCGTCGCGCGATGCGTAAGAGCGTTGATTCGGCTCTGCGTTTCGGCTGCAAGGGCATCAAGGTTCGTGTTTCGGGCCGTCTGAACGGCAACGAAATCGCACGTTCCGAGTGGTATCTGCAGGGTCGTCTGCCGCTGCACACGCTGCGCGCAGACATCGACTACGGCTTTGCCGAAGCGAAGACCACCTACGGAATCATCGGCGTGAAGACCTGGGTCTACCGTGGCGATATCTACGAGCAGAAGC
- the rpsS gene encoding 30S ribosomal protein S19 codes for MARSTKKGPFIDAHLMTKVEVLNTANKKEVVKTWSRRSTIFPEFVGHTIAVHNGKKFIPVYVTENMVGHKLGEFAATRTFKGHAAKAETAKGR; via the coding sequence ATGGCACGTTCTACAAAGAAGGGCCCATTTATCGACGCCCACCTGATGACGAAGGTTGAGGTGCTGAACACCGCGAACAAGAAGGAAGTCGTTAAGACTTGGTCGCGTCGTTCCACCATCTTCCCGGAGTTCGTGGGTCACACCATTGCCGTGCACAACGGTAAGAAGTTCATTCCGGTCTACGTGACGGAGAACATGGTGGGTCACAAGCTGGGCGAGTTTGCCGCAACGCGTACCTTCAAGGGCCACGCAGCGAAGGCTGAGACGGCCAAGGGTCGTTAA
- the rplV gene encoding 50S ribosomal protein L22, which produces MAKTAEKSAVREFRAEARFQRTSPQKAKLVLDTIKGQSVENALNTLMFTRKRIAPIVEKALRSAVQNANYLSQEQGFDLDIDRLFVKQAVANEGPRMKRIRPAPMGRAFRYQRRLAHIIVTVAEKKSVEATKQAEAPVAAAEGGKKKAAPAKKAAAKKAPAKKAASKKAAATA; this is translated from the coding sequence ATGGCGAAGACAGCCGAGAAGAGTGCAGTACGTGAGTTCCGCGCCGAGGCGCGGTTCCAGCGGACCAGCCCGCAAAAGGCGAAGCTGGTGCTGGACACGATCAAGGGCCAGAGCGTGGAAAATGCTCTGAACACCCTGATGTTCACCCGCAAGCGCATTGCTCCCATCGTGGAGAAGGCGCTGCGTTCCGCAGTTCAGAACGCAAACTACCTGAGCCAGGAACAGGGCTTCGATCTGGACATCGATCGTCTGTTCGTGAAGCAGGCTGTTGCAAACGAAGGCCCACGCATGAAGCGTATCCGCCCTGCCCCCATGGGTCGTGCGTTCCGCTATCAGCGTCGCCTTGCTCACATCATCGTGACGGTGGCGGAGAAGAAGTCTGTTGAGGCAACAAAGCAGGCTGAGGCTCCGGTAGCGGCTGCGGAGGGTGGCAAGAAGAAGGCTGCTCCGGCAAAGAAGGCTGCTGCCAAGAAGGCTCCGGCGAAGAAGGCCGCGAGCAAGAAGGCTGCTGCGACTGCGTAA